A region of the Bryobacteraceae bacterium genome:
CGGGATCGAGCGCCCCGTCCACCGGCCGGATCACGCTCACAACCGGGATGCCGTACTTGCGGCAGAATTCGAAGTCGCGCTCGTCGTGCGCCGGCACGGCCATGATGGCGCCCGTGCCATAGGTGGCCAGCACGAAGTTGCCCACCCAGACGGGGATCTCGGCGCCGTTGAACGGATTGATGGCGGAATGGCCGGTGAAGAAGCCCTCCTTCTCCATGTCCTCGGGCCGCTTGCGCGCCTGCTCGTCGATCATCTCCTTGCGCCGCGCGGCCAGCTCGCCGGTGCAGATCTCCCTGGCCAGCGGATGTTCGGGCGAAAGGATCACACAGGTGGCCCCATAAATCGTGTCCAGACGCGTGGTGAAGATGCGGATCGGCTGGCCGGAGCCCTTCAGGCGGAAGTCGATCTCGGCGCCCTCGCTGCGGCCGATCCAGTTGCGCTGCATCGCCAGCACCTGCGGCGGCCAGCCCGCCTCGATCTGCTTCATGTCCTCCAGAAGCTGGTCGGCGTAGGCGGTGATGCGCAGGAACCACTGGTCGAGCTCGCGCATCTCGACCGGCGTCGTCTCATGCCGCCAGCAGCAGCCGTCCACGACCTGCTCATTGGCGAGCACCGTCTGGCATTCGGGACACCAGTTGACCAGCGACGTCTTGCGATAGGCCAGGCCGCGCTCAAACATGCGCAGAAACATCCACTGGTTCCAGCGGTAATACTCCGGCAGGCACGTGTTGACCTCGCGGTCCCAGTCGTAGGCAAACCCAAGCCGCTGGAGCTGCTTCTTCATGTAGGCGACGTTGGAGTGCGTCCACTCGGCCGGGTGCCGGCCGTGCTTGATGGCGGCGTTTTCGGCCGGCAGGCCGAAGGCGTCCCAGCCAATCGGGTGCATGACGTCGTAGCCGCGCATCCACATGTAGCGCGCCAGCGTGTCGCCGATCGAGTAGTTGCGCACGTGGCCCATGTGCAGCCGCCCGCTCGGATAGGGGAACATCTCAAGCACGTAATAACGCGGCCTGGAACCATCGTCGAGCGCCTTGTATAAACTGCGGTCCTCCGTCCAGCGGGAGCACCATTTCAGCTCGATTTCTTCGTGGCGGTACGGGATTTCCGGCATAGCGATTTCAGTGTCTCGACGTTGCGCTGATCATCGCCCGGCTCGTCGACGGGCGTCTCCAGCACGAAGGCCTTTCGGCGCAGAGCGGGGTGATTCAGGATGCGGCGAAAGCCATCGAGCCCGATCTGCCCTTCTCCTATGTTCGCATGACGGTCCAGCCGCGAGCCAAACGCCCCGCGGCTGTCGTTGGCATGGATCACCGGGACGTTGTCGAGCCCCAGCGCCTCTTCCGCCCGGCGGACGGTCTCGCTCAGCCCCTCGCGCGTCGACACGTCATAGCCCGACACGAACAGATGGCACGTGTCCAGGCAATAAGCCACCGGAAACGGCACCACGCGCTCGAGCCGGCGGCGGAGTTCGCGCAGCTCCTCGAATGTCCGCCCGATGGTGGCACCCGCGCCGGCGGTGTTTTCCAGCAGGAACACGAAGCCGTCCGGCGCGCGCAGCCCGCGCGTGGCCTGCCGCAGGGAATCCACAATGCGCTCCATGCCCTCCTCCACGGCGGCCTGGCGCGCGCTGCCGGGATGAATCACCAGGTACTCCGCGCCGATCTGAAAGGCGCGTTCCAGCTCGCCGCGCATGGCCTGGATGCTCTTCGAGCGGATCGACTCGTCGGGCGCGGCCAGATTGATCAGGTAGCTGTCGTGAATGACCAGCGGCCGCAGGTCGTGCTCGGCCCGGAAGCGTGTCAGCTCTTCGATCTGCTCGGGCGGCGGCGGGCTGGCGCGCCACATGCGCGGGCTGGAGGAAAAGATCTGGAAGCAGTTGGCGCCCACCTCGACCGCGCGCCGGGCCGCGTTCACCAGCCGTCCCGAGGTCGAACAATGCAGACCAATGCGCATGCTTTTCGAGTCTAGCAGGCATGGATCGAAGGCCGAGGGCAGCACCCCCGATGTCAGGCAGACGAGATCGAGGGGAGGGGCCGGCGGCGTGGTGCC
Encoded here:
- the nfo gene encoding putative endonuclease 4; translation: MNAARRAVEVGANCFQIFSSSPRMWRASPPPPEQIEELTRFRAEHDLRPLVIHDSYLINLAAPDESIRSKSIQAMRGELERAFQIGAEYLVIHPGSARQAAVEEGMERIVDSLRQATRGLRAPDGFVFLLENTAGAGATIGRTFEELRELRRRLERVVPFPVAYCLDTCHLFVSGYDVSTREGLSETVRRAEEALGLDNVPVIHANDSRGAFGSRLDRHANIGEGQIGLDGFRRILNHPALRRKAFVLETPVDEPGDDQRNVETLKSLCRKSRTATKKSS